A section of the Oryza sativa Japonica Group chromosome 1, ASM3414082v1 genome encodes:
- the LOC4326281 gene encoding probable phosphoinositide phosphatase SAC9, with the protein MASRSYYPSDPSPPANPRGRPRDTSVVVVVLDTSEVYIVASLSTRKDTQVIYVDPTTGYLHYLGKHGEDLFDSEAAALNYITNGSKILCKSTTYSKAVLGYAVLGSYALLLVATQLSATVPTLPGGGCIYTVAESQWIKIQLQNPQAQGNGESKNIKELAELDIDGKYYFCETRDITRPFPSRMTLREPDEEFVWNRWLAKPFMDIGLLGHCVVLLQGFAECRSFGGTGQQGGIVALLARRSRLHPGTRYLARGINACSGTGNEVECEQLVWAPRKDGQGQSIPFSSYIWRRGTIPIWWGAEIKNAVSVEAEIYVADDPFNGSLQYYQRLGRRYGNKSLEVNATSQKKPGVVPIVCVNLLRYGDGKPETVLVDSFKSSLEYLRSTKKLGKTWIQLINYDWHATVKLKGQQQTVEGLWRHLKAPTMAIGFSEGKYYNVKQQLKECKGSVIFNDDINGGFCMESIQNGVVRFNCADSLDRTNAASYFGALQVFVEQCSRLSISLDVDAMFGLSSSRYPEYNGRNPRTLPPGWEERFDSVTGKSFYIDHNTRTTTWEHPCQEAPQKPWKRFDMTFDQFKGSTMLAPVNHLAELFLLAGDIHATLYTGSKAMHSEILNIFKEETGKFSKFSAAQNVKITLQRRFQNYINDSSRQKQFEMFLGLRLFKHLPSIPISPLKVLSRPSGCMLKPVPSITPVADGGSSLLSFKKKDLTWVCQQGADYVELFIYLGEPCQVCQLLLTVSHGVDDSSYPATIDVRVGSSVDTLKLVLEGACIPQCSNGTNLLIPLTGRIDPEDLAVTGKSARPNIQESTYLPLLYDFEELEGELNFLNRVVALSFHPSARARTPITLGEIEVLGVSLPWVDMLTDSRRGPDFVELLHEKLSSIPGNVGSKEFANSSNSFLPQNGIVGSERASSTKSSSSVLQGSSGNFVDFLTGDFDMPNQSDATENTSFVNVEQTNSFDDDFDVNPFATASETPSAKVNSQVEEFDSAHIYLKFFESFSGNIKGKGLNFEQMMKLEIKRLCLDLSAAERDRALLSIGVIPATVDPNRSVDYSYLLKLSSLADYLALLGHTVHEDRVNASIGLENINGHAIDFWNICENDESCTGDVCEVRALSSSHASATSENSSIFVECSQCGRTACKACCAGKGAFLLLNNTYRDLKIYGGSQGGGYSALADNFVCKSCCSEVIKHALYVDYVRVLRSLRKKGRTEQAVLKAVNQVCGLEFSRISDFTKSVQYGQKQLKQLLDGEESLAEFPYASFLQTVETSDDSEPLLSLLAPFGIGEQKSYWKAPLDNTSVEFSIVLGGLSDVSGAAIIVGSCGYSTSDCPIVEIWAGNKINREDRTFIGKWDVHDMMLSSPHLSGPEKTSSMSEEPRHIKFHFPNPIRCRIVSIKMTLNHIDSHSTKFREEFDLLSLSEGTFSESKPTTPQNSFIHAKRIVIFGNTLRKETNPDTSMGIMRMKTYLDRSQPLGRFRIPVEAERLRDNDLVLEQYLLPNTPGIAGFRLDFFNVVRLRVTHSPSSSELDMKEFSLIPMEDRVINPAILYLQVTIVKESGKLVVEEYRLPEVKVNTPLYYDFQDLQQDVRCVLFRLLGDVTAFVDDIAEIDGSNLRNLPLATGLSLSNKIKLYYYADTYEMGKIGSLSAV; encoded by the exons ATGGCGTCGCGATCCTACTACCCCTCGgatccctcgccgccggccaatCCCC GTGGTCGGCCCAGGGACActtcggtcgtcgtcgtcgtgttaGATACGAGCGAAGTGTACATTGTGGCTAGTTTGTCAACAAGGAAGGATACTCAGGTAATCTACGTCGACCCAACCACGGGTTACCTGCACTACCTGGGGAAGCACGGTGAGGACCTTTTTGATTCGGAGGCAGCAGCATTGAACTATATCACTAATGGATCAAAGATTCTGTGCAAGAGTACTACGTACTCTAAAGCTGTACTAGGTTATGCGGTATTAGGGAGTTACGCATTGCTTCTGGTTGCAACGCAGCTGAGTGCGACAGTACCAACCCTACCTGGAGGTGGGTGTATATATACAGTGGCAGAGAGTCAATGGATAAAGATCCAACTGCAAAACCCACAAGCCCAAGGTAATGGAGAATCGAAGAATATCAAGGAATTGGCTGAACTTGACATTGATGGGAAGTACTACTTCTGTGAAACAAGGGATATTACAAGGCCGTTTCCGAGCCGTATGACTCTTCGGGAACCAGATGAAGAATTTGTGTGGAACAGATGGTTAGCAAAGCCTTTTATGGATATTGGGTTGCTAGGGCACTGTGTTGTTCTATTGCAGGGTTTTGCCGAGTGCCGGAGTTTTGGAGGTACAGGACAGCAAGGTGGGATAGTTGCCCTCCTTGCACGACGTAGTCGGTTGCATCCTGGGACCCGCTATTTGGCCCGTGGCATAAATGCTTGTTCAGGCACAGGTAATGAGGTGGAGTGTGAGCAGCTTGTATGGGCTCCTCGGAAGGATGGTCAAGGGCAATCTATTCCCTTTAGCTCTTATATTTGGCGCCGTGGAACTATACCAATATGGTGGGGTGCCGAGATAAAAAATGCTGTTTCAGTAGAGGCTGAAATTTATGTTGCTGATGATCCTTTCAATGGGAGCTTACAATACTACCAACGGCTGGGTAGAAGATATGGAAATAAATCATTGGAAGTCAATGCAACGAGTCAAAAGAAACCTGGAGTGGTTCCCATTGTGTGCGTTAACTTGCTGAGATATGGTGATGGAAAACCTGAGACAGTTCTTGTTGATTCTTTCAAAAGTTCTCTAGAGTACCTGAGGTCTACTAAAAAGCTTGGGAAAACCTGGATTCAGTTGATAAATTATGACTGGCATGCCACTGTAAAGTTAAAAGGGCAACAACAGACAGTTGAGGGCCTTTGGAGACACCTTAAAGCACCTACAATGGCAATTGGCTTCAGTGAAGGAAAATACTATAATGTAAAGCAGCAGCTTAAGGAATGTAAAGGATCAGTTATCTTCAATGATGACATCAATGGTGGGTTTTGCATGGAATCTATACAAAACGGGGTGGTGCGCTTCAATTGTGCAGACTCTCTTGATCGAACCAATGCTGCAAGCTACTTTGGGGCACTTCAAGTTTTTGTCGAACAGTGTAGTCGATTGAGTATATCCCTTGATGTTGATGCAATGTTTGGGTTATCATCAAGCAGGTATCCTGAATATAATGGCAGAAACCCTCGTACTTTGCCCCCTGGATGGGAGGAGCGCTTTGATTCTGTAACAGGAAAATCATTCTATATTGATCATAATACACGCACTACAACGTGGGAGCATCCATGTCAGGAGGCTCCCCAAAAGCCCTGGAAGAGATTTGATATGACATTTGATCAGTTCAAAGGCTCGACGATGCTTGCTCCAGTGAATCACCTTGCTGAACTTTTTCTTCTGGCTGGTGATATCCATGCTACATTGTACACTGGCTCAAAAGCTATGCACAGTGAAATTCTGAACATATTCAAGGAAGAGACTGGAAAATTTAGTAAATTCTCAGCTGCTCAGAATGTCAAGATTACGCTGCAAAGAAGGTTCCAGAATTATATTAATGATAGTTCTCGTCAAAAACAGTTTGAGATGTTCCTTGGATTGAGGCTGTTTAAGCATCTCCCATCCATCCCTATTTCTCCTCTCAAA GTACTTTCGAGGCCATCTGGATGCATGTTAAAACCAGTTCCTAGTATCACCCCAGTGGCTGATGGTGGTTCTAGTCTTCTCAGCTTCAAAAAGAAGGATCTGACTTGG GTATGTCAGCAAGGTGCTGATTATGTTGAACTTTTTATATACCTTGGAGAACCTTGTCAAGTTTGTCAGCTTCTTCTTACTGTCTCTCATGGTGTTGATGATTCTTCATATCCAGCAACTATTGATGTTAGAGTTGGCTCCAGCGTAGATACCCTTAAGCTTGTTCTTGAG GGTGCTTGCATTCCACAATGCTCCAATGGGACGAATTTGCTGATCCCACTTACTGGAAGAATTGATCCAGAGGACTTAGCTGTGACAGGTAAAAGTGCTCGTCCAAATATTCAAGAGAGCACTTACCTTCCTTTGCTGTATGACTTTGAAGAGCTGGAAGGAGaattaaactttttaaatagaGTTGTTGCATTATCTTTTCATCCATCGGCCAGGGCAAGAACACCAATTACTCTTGGTGAG ATTGAAGTGCTTGGGGTTTCTCTTCCATGGGTGGATATGTTAACAGATAGCAGACGTGGCCCTGATTTTGTAGAGCTTCTACATGAAAAGTTGTCTAGTATTCCTGGCAATGTTGGTTCAAAGGAATTTGCAAATTCTTCAAATTCTTTCTTGCCTCAAAATGGTATTGTTGGTAGTGAAAGAGCCTCTTCTACTAAAAGCTCTTCATCAGTTCTACAAGGCAGTTCAGGAAATTTTGTGGACTTTCTCACTGGTGATTTTGACATGCCGAATCAATCAGATGCAACTGAAAATACATCTTTTGTTAATGTGGAACAAACGAACTCATTTGATGATGACTTTGATGTTAACCCTTTCGCCACTGCATCAGAAACACCTTCTGCTAAAGTGAATAGCCAGGTTGAAGAATTTGACAGTGCACACATTTATCTTAAGTTTTTTGAATCATTTTCTGGAAATATCAAG GGTAAGGGTCTTAACTTCGAGCAAATGATGAAGCTTGAAATAAAGCGTCTTTGTCTTGATCTTTCTGCTGCCGAAAGAGACCGGGCGTTATTATCGATTGGTGTTATTCCTGCCACAGTAGACCCAAACCGCTCGGTTGATTATTCTTACCTGTTGAAGTTGTCTAGCCTTGCTGATTATCTGGCATTGCTGGGCCATACTGTCCATGAGGATCGTGTCAATGCTTCAATAGGGCTCGAAAATATCAATGGTCATGCTATAGACTTTTGGAATATTTGTGAAAATGATGAGTCATGCACAGGTGATGTATGTGAAGTCCGTGCTTTGTCTTCATCACACGCTTCTGCCACTAGTGAGAACTCATCAATATTTGTAGAGTGTTCCCAGTGTGGAAGGACAGCATGCAAAGCATGTTGTGCTGGGAAAGGAGCCTTTCTTTTGCTTAATAACACTTACAGAGATCTGAAGATATATGGTGGGAGTCAAGGTGGTGGCTATTCAGCTCTTGCAGATAATTTTGTGTGCAAATCATGCTGCAGTGAGGTGATCAAACATGCATTATATGTGGATTATGTGAGGGTTCTTCGCAGCCTGCGAAAAAAAGGTCGTACCGAGCAAGCAGTACTGAAAGCTGTGAATCAGGTCTGTGGACTTGAATTCAGTAGGATATCCGATTTCACAAAAAGTGTTCAATATGGTCAAAAGCAATTGAAGCAGCTCCTTGATGGTGAAGAATCCCTTGCAGAATTTCCATATGCAAGCTTTTTACAAACG gtAGAAACTTCTGATGACTCAGAACCACTGTTGTCATTACTGGCACCATTTGGTATTGGAGAGCAAAAGTCTTATTGGAAAGCTCCACTGGATAACACATCTGTGGAGTTCTCAATTGTTCTTGGTGGTCTATCTGATGTTTCAGGAGCTGCAATAATTGTTGGTTCCTGTGGATACTCAACATCTGACTGCCCAATT GTGGAGATATGGGCTGGTAATAAAATAAATCGAGAAGATCGAACATTTATAGGAAAATGGGATGTACACGACATGATGTTGTCATCTCCACATCTTTCTGGACCCGAAAAAACAAGTAGCATGAGTGAAGAGCCAAGGCACATTAAATTTCACTTCCCAAACCCTATCCGCTGTCGTATTGTTTCAATAAAGATGACACTCAACCATATTGACTCTCATTCAACCAAGTTCAGAGAGGAATTTGATCTTTTGTCATTAAGTGAAGGCACATTTTCTGAATCCAAGCCAACCACTCCACAGAATTCATTTATCCATGCAAAAAGGATTGTTATTTTTGGCAACACTCTGAGAAAGGAGACAAATCCTGACACATCTATGGGAATAATGAGGATGAAGACTTATTTAGATAGATCGCAACCACTGGGCAGATTTAGG ATTCCAGTTGAAGCTGAAAGGCTGAGAGATAATGATCTTGTTTTGGAGCAATATCTCTTGCCTAATACACCTGGAATAGCTGGATTTCGCCTTGATTTCTTCAATGTTGTTAGACTGCGGGTGACCCATTCACCTTCCTCGTCAGAGTTGGATATGAAGGAATTTTCATTGATACCTATGGAAGATAGAGTTATAAATCCAGCAATTCTTTATTTACAAGTCACAATTGTTAAG GAGTCTGGAAAGCTGGTTGTTGAGGAATACCGTTTACCAGAAGTAAAAGTGAATACTCCACTCTATTATGATTTTCAAGATTTACAACAAGATGTCCGTTGTGTTCTCTTTAGATTACTTGGGGATGTCACTGCCTTTGTGGATGACATTGCCGAGATTGATGGCTCAAACTTGCGAAATCTTCCTTTGGCCACTGGGTTGTCTTTGTCAAATAAGATCAAGTTGTATTACTATGCTGATACATATGAAATGGGAAAGATTGGAAGTCTCTCAGCAGTATGA
- the LOC107278143 gene encoding uncharacterized protein: MLHQLNILRKEMYRGYYTLDTFRFRAHDVKKEKDHGVSYSFILSKFNHAKRVCFRSDSDERVKELKVVVSLETIIGDANEFIKLSSTYPCLSRQPHSMYLLLDKCMFGRQMEMECVINFLLHGEITYGADHLGVLPIIGPGKVGKSTLVEHACIDERVRSHFSQIVFFSKDGLTHGNIVTLKDCGTTKHQTDDALGGSKRRLVVVELDGEIDQGLWERFYSASKSCFAYGNPTENPKLASLVMDMASERNCNEAHNYSGLITASSPSAASQITVQDIMFGTATPLGQFKVLAWRSHIPPYYSCVFDCEIKRPPTRMVSRKKKTKKIGI, encoded by the exons ATGTTGCATCAGCTCAACATACTGAGAAAGGAAATGTACAGAGGCTACTACACGTTGGACACCTTTAGGTTCAGAGCCCATGATGTTAAGAAGGAGAAAGATCATGGAGTGAGTTACTCCTTCATCTTGTCTAAATTCAATCATGCCAAACGTGTTTGCTTCCGCAGTGATAGTGATGAGAGGGTGAAGGAGCTCAAGGTTGTTGTAAGCCTAGAAACTATCATTGGAGATGCCAATGAGTTCATAAAATTATCGAGCACATACCCTTGTCTCTCCCGTCAGCCGCACAGCATGTACTTGCTTCTGGACAAGTGCATGTTTGGTCGGCAGATGGAGATGGAATGTGTTATCAACTTCCTGTTGCATGGAGAGATCACCTATGGCGCTGACCATCTGGGCGTCCTGCCCATCATCGGCCCAGGAAAAGTGGGCAAGAGCACCCTTGTCGAGCATGCCTGCATCGACGAGCGAGTGCGCAGCCACTTCTCGCAAATTGTGTTCTTCAGCAAAGATGGTCTTACACATGGAAACATAGTGACTCTCAAAGATTGTGGTACAACCAAGCACCAGACCGATGATGCCCTGGGTGGATCAAAAAGGAGGCTAGTTGTTGTTGAACTAGACGGTGAGATCGACCAGGGTTTATGGGAAAGATTCTACTCGGCTTCGAAGAGTTGCTTCGCATATGGAA ACCCCACAGAGAACCCCAAGCTGGCATCATTGGTGATGGACATGGCCAGCGAG AGAAACTGTAACGAGGCTCACAATTACTCTGGCCTGATTACGGCCTCTAGTCCTAGTGCAGCTTCGCAGATAACGGTGCAAGATATCATGTTTGGAACCGCTACGCCTCTAGGGCAATTCAAGGTTCTTGCGTGGAGATCTCACATACCACCATACTACAGTTGTGTATTTGACTGTGAGATAAAGAGGCCACCAACACGTATGGTCTCTAGGAAGAAGAAGACCAAGAAGATTGGCATTTGA